In Henningerozyma blattae CBS 6284 chromosome 6, complete genome, the following are encoded in one genomic region:
- the ARC35 gene encoding Arc35p (similar to Saccharomyces cerevisiae ARC35 (YNR035C); ancestral locus Anc_6.351), whose protein sequence is MLHLDPHNLLLQKTLAEAREAQLAGRPLTLDRIVSDFDYTTFHVSNAPEDKSMLWVSIRSKAYQTVASCGSTYQSYLKDKLEAYPGIQLSSQTEAAYDISLIVDLNKLTQEGVVYLSLLKVLVVSYPFHLAFEEFDRLSKIPVPVDEPPVLSDVLFNIKHRDNEQFFVKPSNDRVTVIFETIFEDETDKIFGKVFLQEFVDARKRNRNIQSSPQVLVSHEPPLEVQNFFNTHRQQAGSDSDQKKYITFVLFPRHFQTSELQFSTICHLALFRNYFHYHIKCSKAYMHSRMRYRVNTFVKVLNRAKLDDEDEEDAENKNGEQEHTRKTISGRKMVY, encoded by the coding sequence ATGTTACATTTGGACCCTCACAATCtattattacaaaagaCTCTTGCTGAAGCCCGCGAAGCTCAGTTGGCTGGTCGCCCTTTGACCCTAGATCGTATTGTCTCTGATTTTGATTATACCACCTTCCATGTATCTAATGCCCCCGAGGATAAATCTATGTTATGGGTTAGTATCCGTTCCAAGGCTTATCAAACGGTTGCAAGCTGTGGGTCAACTTATCAatcatatttaaaagataaattagaagCCTATCCAGGTATTCAATTATCTTCTCAAACAGAAGCTGCTTATGATATCTCTTTGATtgttgatttaaataagtTAACTCAAGAAGGTGTTGTTTATTTATCCcttttaaaagttttagTAGTTAGTTACCCATTCCATCTAGCTTTTGAAGAGTTTGATAGATTGAGCAAGATTCCTGTCCCAGTTGATGAACCACCTGTACTATCTGATGtcttatttaatattaaacaCAGAGATAATGAACAATTTTTTGTTAAGCCATCTAACGATCGTGTTACAGTAATTTTTGAAACCATCTTTGAAGATGAAACAGATAAGATTTTTGGGAAAGTATTCTTACAAGAATTCGTTGACGctagaaaaagaaatcgTAATATTCAATCTTCTCCACAAGTCCTTGTATCTCATGAACCACCTTTAGAAGTTCAAAACTTCTTCAACACCCATAGACAACAAGCTGGCAGCGATTCAgatcaaaagaaatatattacaTTTGTTTTGTTTCCAAGACATTTCCAAACTTCCGAATTACAATTCTCCACCATATGCCATTTAGCTTTATTTAGAAACTATTTCCATTATCATATTAAATGTTCTAAAGCATATATGCATTCTAGAATGAGATATAGAGTCAATACTTTTGTTAAAGTATTGAATAGAGCTAAActagatgatgaagatgaagaagacgctgaaaataaaaatggtgAACAAGAACATACTAGAAAGACAATCTCAGGTAGAAAAATGGTTTACTAA
- the TBLA0F04160 gene encoding uncharacterized protein (similar to Saccharomyces cerevisiae YNR034W-A and YCR075W-A; ancestral locus Anc_6.348): MVASSNTMDMKDKTKKNAADFYDGAIAVVTLDKNNNIVKSTGEAINMMGGKKIEEMAKNEKFRNYRQKSADELGSFGIQMWNNTKVISHIFKKPDGTSDVVYTKAKNVEHGTEKEKFNDTHHDKDPDIAK; the protein is encoded by the coding sequence ATGGTAGCAAGTTCTAATACAATGGATATGAAAGACAAAACTAAAAAGAATGCAGCTGATTTTTACGATGGTGCAATCGCAGTAGTAACTCTtgataagaataataatatcgtTAAGAGTACAGGTGAGGCAATTAATATGATGGGCGGTAAAAAGATTGAAGAAATGGCCAAGAATGAAAAGTTTAGGAACTATAGACAGAAGTCAGCAGATGAATTAGGTTCGTTTGGCATTCAAATGTGGAATAATACAAAAGTTATATCCCATATCTTCAAAAAACCAGATGGTACAAGCGATGTAGTGTACACAAAGGCAAAGAATGTTGAGCATGGAAcagaaaaggaaaaatttAACGATACTCATCATGACAAAGATCCAGATATTGCAAAGTGA
- the HUB1 gene encoding ubiquitin-like protein HUB1 (similar to Saccharomyces cerevisiae HUB1 (YNR032C-A); ancestral locus Anc_6.343) — protein sequence MIEVLVSDRMGQRVIVKCLPEDTVHDFKQVLAAQLKMDVSKISVSRGKNVLRDHITLDDYEIHNGTNLELYYL from the coding sequence ATGATCGAAGTCTTGGTAAGTGATCGTATGGGCCAACGTGTGATTGTTAAATGCCTACCAGAAGACACAGTACATGACTTCAAACAAGTACTAGCAGCACAATTGAAGATGGATGTTTCTAAGATATCTGTTTCAAGAGGGAAGAACGTTCTAAGAGACCACATTACCTTAGATGATTATGAGATTCATAATGGAACTAACTTGGAActgtattatttgtaa
- the RSA4 gene encoding Rsa4p (similar to Saccharomyces cerevisiae RSA4 (YCR072C); ancestral locus Anc_6.340): MATIIPPPSKKQKRAQQQPKEVDLIPTDLPHVSIRFQALDTGENVGGSLRVPGGITEKQLEELLNQLNGSSDEPVPYTFSCSIQPKKNEPAKTIDITDNLYSSLLKPGYNTTEDIITLIYTPRAVFKVKPVTRSSSAIAGHGSTILCSAFAPNSSSRMVTGAGDNTARLWDCDTQTPMATLSGHSNWVLCVAWSPDAEVIATGSMDNTIRLWNGINGKPIGDSLRGHSKWITSLAWEPLHLVKVGQKPRLASASKDGTIKVWDTTGRVCLYTLSGHTSSVSCVRWGGQNMLYTGSHDKTIRVWDMNSNGRCINILKSHAHWVNHLSLSTDYALRIGPFDHSGAKPAIAEEARDKALKNYEKIVKKNGHTEELMVTASDDFTMFLWNPLKSTKPLARMTGHQKLVNHVAFSPDGRHIVSASFDNSIKLWDGRDGKFISTFRGHVASVYQVAWSSDCRLLVSCSKDTTLKVWDVRTKKLSVDLPGHQDEVFTVDWSVDGKRVCSGGKDKMVRLWTH; this comes from the coding sequence atggCTACTATCATCCCTCCTCCCTCcaaaaagcaaaaaagaGCTCAACAACAACCAAAGGAAGTGGATTTAATTCCAACCGATTTACCACATGTCTCTATTAGATTCCAAGCTTTAGATACGGGTGAAAATGTTGGAGGTTCTTTAAGAGTTCCAGGTGGTATTACAGAAAAACAACTAGAAGAATTGTTAAATCAGCTTAATGGGTCGAGTGATGAACCAGTTCCATATACATTCAGCTGCTCTATTCAACCAAAGAAGAATGAACCTGCCAAAACTATAGATATAACAGATAATTTGTATTCTTCATTACTGAAGCCAGGCTACAATACTACTGAAGATATAATCACCTTGATATATACTCCTCGGGCTGTTTTCAAAGTTAAACCAGTTACTAGAAGTTCATCTGCCATTGCAGGCCACGGTTCAACAATATTATGTTCTGCATTTGCTCCAAATTCAAGCTCAAGAATGGTTACTGGTGCAGGTGATAACACAGCAAGACTTTGGGATTGTGATACCCAAACCCCAATGGCTACATTATCAGGTCATTCCAATTGGGTTCTTTGTGTTGCTTGGTCTCCAGATGCTGAAGTCATTGCTACTGGTTCCATGGATAATACAATCAGATTATGGAATGGTATTAATGGTAAACCTATTGGTGATTCATTAAGAGGACACTCTAAGTGGATCACTTCATTAGCTTGGGAACCTTTACATCTAGTTAAAGTTGGCCAAAAACCACGTTTAGCTTCTGCTTCTAAGGATGGTACCATTAAAGTTTGGGATACCACTGGTAGAGTGTGCTTATATACTTTAAGTGGACATACAAGTTCTGTATCATGTGTTAGATGGGGTGGACAAAATATGCTATATACTGGTTCGCATGATAAAACTATTAGAGTTTGGGATATGAATTCAAACGGTAGatgtataaatattttaaaatctcATGCTCATTGGGTTAATCATCTTTCTCTATCAACTGACTATGCCTTAAGAATTGGTCCTTTTGATCATTCTGGTGCAAAACCAGCTATTGCAGAAGAAGCTAGAGATAAAGCCTTAAAGAATTATGAGAAAATAGTCAAGAAAAATGGTCATACGGAAGAATTAATGGTTACTGCAAGTGACGATTTTACTATGTTCTTATGGAATCCATTAAAATCTACAAAACCCTTAGCAAGAATGACAGGACATCAAAAATTAGTAAATCATGTAGCTTTCAGTCCAGATGGTAGACACATCGTTTCTGCATCATTTGacaattctattaaattatgGGACGGTAGAGATGgtaaatttatttctacTTTTAGGGGTCATGTAGCAAGTGTTTATCAGGTAGCCTGGTCCTCAGATTGCAGATTATTGGTCTCTTGCTCAAAAGATACTACTTTAAAAGTCTGGGATGTTAGaactaaaaaattatctgtCGACTTACCAGGTCATCAAGATGAAGTTTTCACAGTAGATTGGAGTGTAGATGGTAAGAGAGTATGCAGCGGTGGAAAAGATAAGATGGTAAGGCTATGGACACATTGA
- the PAT1 gene encoding deadenylation-dependent mRNA-decapping factor PAT1 (similar to Saccharomyces cerevisiae PAT1 (YCR077C); ancestral locus Anc_6.350), with protein MSFFGFDTSIPGSGSHGHNNGSKKSSKSRKHSTTPLDFEDTYRGLGEYEQEEDDYLNEETFGGAADTEFTTEFDFGYGSTPSSNNTPVVSNTNVNGSMNSHTISNHSYASAATSGASHQQQIDQAVDLKPMESLWGPVGGNAHSSTLANVGLDPNDIQQQPTGTEQALSLEEIERQQRQMQQLHQMQQQHQYAMPPPGFMQQQQQQQQQQQQQQQQQQQQQHTQPPQQQQLGGPFPPQFAHPQFPQMGGMMMMHPQHPIAMPPNMQQQQPQQQPQLQPHQQQPQQQQLTALLQQQNQQQQHHHQQAPNLQHQIQPQHVQTHQQLHGGVVQSPQQLPQQLVQLGIKNGQLIPTPPPDSPNDSLKSTSSRGSQRREPLTAEEQKRLQARHAKVEKILKHSGLMTPRDKDFITRYQLSQIVTEDPYNEDFYFQVYKIIQRGGVIGESNKDLIARAYLEHSGHRLGGRYKRADVALQRMQNQVEKAVTVAKERPQKNKDHGSAAREGVLGRISTSMNSKAPRRQLQIPSHIVNDDTVIIDETEKSSNHSSTPDLDEVTRSLDNVGITQHSRTRRRSSYAFTSVDRSSVLSRSGGRNFVLSSIETIYEEVLELEAQLRSGKSTDNSALWDALHIGDESFEVCPYISMLSFDKGVKIMPRIFNFLDKEQKLKLLQTFFSELSHLNIIIISSYKTNPEPTDNQLKKIDLFQAVFLKIIVSFLSNSANFIEIMGLLLHLIKNNNVSFISTSKIGLNLITVLISRAALIKQDINRSNVLSSPEISTWNEVYDRLFTNLETKLSLVFPPKEYIQHIIKINSLHNNNNNNLTTTNSSTPSLSSSPSINNSSNSDGNGNNFYDQAYIWQFLASLALSGKLNHQRIIIDEIRDEIFGTINLAEELGKIEETQMVNSRVYGKQKLYQDLNLFLNVMGLVSRDGEITELK; from the coding sequence ATGTCGTTCTTTGGGTTTGATACTTCTATACCAGGATCTGGCTCTCATGGACATAACAATGGCAGCAAGAAATCTTCAAAATCCCGTAAACATAGTACCACCCCATTGGATTTCGAAGATACTTACCGTGGGTTAGGTGAATATGAGCAAGAAGAGGATGATTATCTTAATGAGGAAACCTTTGGTGGCGCTGCTGACACGGAATTTACTACTGAATTTGACTTTGGATATGGATCTACACCTTCTTCGAATAACACTCCTGTAGTTTCAAATACTAATGTTAATGGAAGTATGAACTCTCATACAATTTCTAATCACTCTTATGCCTCCGCTGCTACTTCAGGGGCTTCCCACCAACAACAAATTGATCAAGCAGTTGATTTGAAACCTATGGAATCCTTGTGGGGACCTGTTGGTGGTAATGCCCATTCTAGTACCTTAGCAAACGTTGGATTAGATCCTAATGATATTCAACAACAACCCACTGGTACAGAACAAGCTCTGTCtcttgaagaaattgaaagacAACAACGTCAAATGCAACAATTGCATCAAATGCAACAGCAACACCAGTATGCAATGCCTCCTCCAGGGTTCatgcaacaacaacaacagcagcaacaacaacaacaacagcagcaacaacaacaacagcagcAACAACATACTCAGCCAcctcaacaacaacaacttGGCGGTCCTTTTCCACCTCAATTTGCTCATCCCCAATTCCCACAAATGGGTGGtatgatgatgatgcaCCCTCAACATCCAATTGCAATGCCACCAAATatgcaacaacaacaacctCAACAACAACCCCAACTGCAACCTCATCAGCAACAACCTCAACAGCAACAATTGACTGCTTTGctacaacaacaaaaccaacaacagcaacacCACCACCAACAGGCTCCAAACTTGCAACACCAAATCCAACCTCAACATGTCCAAACCCACCAACAACTTCATGGTGGAGTAGTCCAATCTCCTCAACAATTACCTCAACAATTGGTACAACTTGGTATCAAGAATGGTCAATTAATCCCAACCCCACCTCCTGATTCTCCAAATGATTCATTGAAATCAACTTCTTCTCGTGGATCCCAAAGAAGAGAACCATTAACTGCTGAAGAACAAAAACGTTTACAAGCCCGCCATGCCAAGGTTGAAAAGATTTTGAAACATTCAGGTTTAATGACTCCTCGTGataaagattttattaCTCGTTACCAACTATCTCAAATCGTTACTGAAGATCCGTACAATGAGGACTTTTATTTCCAAGTTTATAAGATTATTCAAAGAGGTGGTGTAATTGGTGAATCAAATAAGGATTTAATTGCTCGTGCTTATTTGGAACATTCTGGCCATAGGTTAGGAGGCCGTTATAAACGAGCTGATGTTGCGCTACAAAGAATGCAAAACCAAGTTGAAAAGGCTGTTACTGTGGCCAAGGAAAGACCACAGAAGAATAAAGATCACGGTAGTGCTGCTCGGGAAGGTGTTCTTGGTAGAATTTCTACTTCAATGAATAGTAAGGCTCCACGTAGACAATTACAAATTCCATCTCATATCGTTAATGATGATACCGTGATTATAGATGAAACTGAAAAGTCTTCTAATCACTCTTCTACTCCTGACCTTGATGAAGTTACTCGTTCTTTAGACAATGTTGGTATTACCCAACATTCTAgaacaagaagaagatcATCGTATGCTTTTACTTCTGTTGATCGTAGTTCTGTTTTGTCACGTTCTGGTGGTAGAAATTTTGTTCTATCTTCTATTGAAACTATATATGAAGAAGTATTGGAATTGGAAGCCCAATTAAGAAGCGGTAAATCTACCGATAACAGCGCACTATGGGATGCTTTACATATTGGTGATGAAAGCTTCGAAGTTTGTCCATATATTTCAATGTTATCGTTTGATAAAGGTGTTAAAATCATGCCAcgtatttttaatttcttggaTAAAGAacagaaattgaaattattacaaacaTTCTTTAGTGAATTAtctcatttaaatattattatcatcagtTCGTATAAGACCAATCCTGAACCAACtgataatcaattaaagaaaattgatttattcCAAGCGGTTTTCTTAAAGATTATTGTATCCTTTTTATCTAATAGTGccaattttattgaaattatgggtttattattacacTTAAtcaagaataataatgtgTCATTTATCTCTACCTCTAAAATTGGGTTAAATTTAATCACAGTTTTAATCTCTAGAGCTGCATTAATTAAGCAAGATATCAATAGATCTAATGTCTTGTCGTCACCGGAAATTTCTACATGGAATGAAGTTTATGATAGACTATTTACTAATTTGGAAACGAAATTGTCGCTGGTTTTCCCACCAAAGGAATATATTCAAcacattattaaaataaattctttacacaacaataacaataataatttgactACCACTAATAGTAGCACCCCATCATTATCTAGTAGCCCTTCtatcaataattcatctaatAGTGATGGTAATGGGAATAACTTCTATGATCAAGCTTATATTTGGCAATTCTTGGCTTCATTAGCCTTGAGTGGTAAGTTAAATCACCAAAGAATAATTATCGATGAAATAAGAGATGAAATTTTCGGCACTATCAATCTTGCTGAAGAATTGGGGAAGATTGAAGAAACTCAAATGGTCAATTCAAGAGTGTATGGGAAACAAAAACTGTAtcaagatttaaatttattcttaaaTGTTATGGGATTAGTGTCAAGAGATGGTGAAATTACTGAGTTGAAATAA
- the TBLA0F04150 gene encoding 6-phosphogluconolactonase (similar to Saccharomyces cerevisiae SOL2 (YCR073W-A) and SOL1 (YNR034W); ancestral locus Anc_6.345) translates to MTTNLPKIYAFPELHEVAIAVADYVVYAQNHALRKSNDSKDNLTTTPALSNVTSQNNLNQINNNYTNIFPNSTVTNALTPIPTTTTSTIGAQNNLNNSSSKDSLKSAKSTKSNKSSRSVKNNNNSSNSKSKLKKKEKEKRFKIALSGGSLIQVLHEGLLKRTDIQWDKWDIYFADERLVPFDSVDSNYGQAKRKIFDLIDSEKFGKPNIYHIDESLINNPQECADNYEKTLIKGFAGRDSVKLPMFDLFLLGCAPDGHIASLFPNFQENLREKFAWVIPVEGAPSGPTNRISLTIPVICHSHRVAFVVEGSTKAPVVRIIMERPEKGLPSSIVNEGASGRVSWFVDDEALNDVFVTKRRYKFRSIQEPPTTANTRNSPSPTLNDS, encoded by the coding sequence atgacaactaatttaccaaaaatTTATGCATTTCCGGAATTACATGAAGTAGCCATTGCTGTAGCAGATTATGTGGTCTATGCTCAAAATCATGCTCTAAGAAAATCAAACGATTCAAAAGATAATTTGACTACAACCCCTGCATTATCTAATGTAACTtcacaaaataatttaaaccaaataaataacaattatacaaatattttcccTAATTCAACGGTAACAAATGCTTTAACGCCAATACccacaacaacaacatcTACAATTGGAGCACAAAACAATCTTAATAACTCATCTTCTAAGGATTCATTAAAGAGTGCAAAGAGTACCAAGAGTAACAAAAGTTCTCGGTCGGTCAagaacaataataattcatctaattcGAAATCAAAACtcaaaaagaaagaaaaagaaaaaagattcAAAATTGCTCTTTCAGGTGGTTCCTTAATCCAAGTTCTACATGAAGgtcttttaaaaagaacTGATATTCAATGGGATAAATGGGATATTTACTTTGCAGATGAAAGGTTAGTACCTTTTGATTCAGTGGATTCAAATTATGGCCAAGcaaaaaggaaaattttCGATTTAATCGatagtgaaaaatttggCAAACCAAATATCTATCATATCGATgaatctttaattaataatccaCAAGAATGCGCTGATAATTATGAAAAGACTTTAATCAAAGGTTTTGCTGGCAGGGATTCCGTGAAATTGCCAATGTTTGATCTTTTCTTATTGGGTTGTGCCCCTGATGGCCATATTGCTTCTTTATTCCCAAATTTCcaagaaaatttaagaGAAAAATTCGCTTGGGTCATTCCTGTGGAAGGTGCACCCAGTGGCCCAACTAATAGAATTTCATTAACAATCCCTGTCATTTGTCATTCTCATCGTGTTGCTTTCGTTGTAGAAGGATCTACAAAGGCTCCAGTTGTTAGAATCATCATGGAACGTCCAGAAAAGGGATTACCTAGCTCAATTGTGAATGAAGGTGCAAGTGGCCGTGTTTCCTGGTTTGTGGATGATGAAGCTTTAAATGATGTTTTTGTAACAAAGAGAAGATACAAATTCAGATCTATACAAGAACCACCAACTACCGCAAATACAAGAAATAGTCCTTCCCCTACTCTAAACGATTCTTAA